In a single window of the Gadus macrocephalus chromosome 6, ASM3116895v1 genome:
- the LOC132459960 gene encoding rho-related BTB domain-containing protein 2-like isoform X1, producing the protein MLRPHPTDSDMDYERPNVETIKCVVVGDNAVGKTRLICARACNATLTQYQLLATHVPTVWAIDQYRVCQEVLERSRDVVDDVSVSLRLWDTFGDHHKDRRFAYGRSDVVVLCFSIANPNSLYHVKTMWYPEIKHFCPRAPVILVGCQLDLRYADLEAVNRARRPLARPIKSNEILAPERGREVAKELGVPYYETSVVAQFGIKDVFDNAIRAALISRRHLQFWKSHLRNVQRPLLQAPFLPPKPPPPIITVPPPPSSTEEHPARLLEDPHCADVILVLQERQKIFAHKIYLATSSSKFYDLFIMDGAPEEAERPGRGPLSGRELLMRAASFDVCESSDTGDRANLRACTSDGTLRESQGARQGQLLSSWSRAFVSIQQELVEDPGTYAPRPMTVVHMDGSMLLGPFRAVLRYLYTGQLDEHEKELMHIAHIAEMLEVFDLRMMVANILNNEAFMNQEITKAFHVRRTNRVKECLAKGTFSDVVFKLDDGTISAHKPLLISSCDWMAAMFGGPFVESCTKEVLFPNTTRTCMRAVLEYLYTGRFCSRADLDAMELIVLANRLCLPHLVALTELYTVTMLMETALMGADTDGDVLVYLDMAQFHCAQQLTGWCLHHICTNYNSVCRKFPRDMKAKSAENQDYFEKQRWPPVWYLKEDDHYQRARKERDKEDYLYQRRQCKRKWLFWNLPSSPSSHSPPSGSSAVI; encoded by the exons ATGCTGCG ACCTCACCCGACCGATTCTGATATGGACTATGAGAGGCCCAACGTCGAGACCATCAAATGTGTGGTCGTCGGGGACAACGCGGTGGGGAAGACCCGTCTCATCTGCGCCCGCGCCTGCAACGCCACCCTAACACAGTACCAGCTGCTGGCCACCCACGTGCCCACGGTCTGGGCCATCGACCAGTACCGGGTGTGCCAGGAG GTACTGGAGCGCTCCAGGGATGTGGTCGACGACGTCAGCGTGTCCCTTCGCCTCTGGGACACGTTTGGGGACCACCACAAGGACCGGCGCTTTGCTTACGGCAG GTCGGATGTGGTGGTGCTCTGTTTCTCCATCGCAAACCCCAACTCGCTGTACCACGTGAAGACCATGTGGTACCCTGAGATCAAGCACTTCTGCCCCCGCGCTCCGGTCATCCTGGTGGGCTGTCAGCTGGACCTGCGCTACGCTGACCTGGAGGCTGTGAACAGGGCCCGTCGGCCCCTGGCCAG ACCCATTAAATCCAACGAGATCCTGGCCCCCGAGCGAGGCCGGGAGGTGGCCAAGGAGCTGGGGGTGCCGTACTACGAGACAAGCGTGGTTGCTCAGTTCGGCATCAAGGACGTCTTTGACAACGCCATCCGGGCTGCGCTGATCTCACGTCGGCACCTGCAGTTCTGGAAGTCCCACCTGAGGAACGTCCAGCGGCCCCTGCTGCAGGCGCCCTTCTTGCCGCCCAAACCGCCCCCGCCCATCATCACCGTCCCGCCTCCGCCCAGCTCCACCGAGGAGCACCCCGCCCGCCTGCTGGAGGACCCCCACTGCGCCGACGTCATCCTGGTCCTGCAGGAGCGCCAGAAGATCTTCGCACACAAGATATACCTGGCCACGTCCTCCTCCAAGTTCTACGACCTCTTCATCATGGACGGGGCGCCCGAGGAGGCCGAGCGGCCCGGGCGGGGCCCTCTCTCCGGCCGGGAGCTGCTGATGAGGGCCGCCAGCTTTGACGTGTGCGAGAGCAGCGACACGGGCGACCGCGCCAACCTGCGGGCCTGCACCAGCGACGGCACGCTGAGGGAGTCCCAGGGGGCGCGGCAGGGCCAGCTGCTCTCCTCCTGGAGCAGGGCCTTCGTCAGCATCCagcaggagctggtggaggacccGGGCACCTACGCCCCCCGGCCCATGACGGTGGTGCACATGGACGGGTCCATGCTGCTGGGGCCCTTCCGGGCGGTGCTGCGCTACCTGTACACTGGCCAGCTGGACGAGCACGAGAAGGAGCTCATGCACATCGCGCACATCGCCGAGATGCTGGAAGTGTTCGACCTGCGCATGATGGTGGCCAACATCCTCAACAACGAGGCGTTCATGAACCAGGAGATCACCAAAGCCTTCCACGTGCGGCGCACCAACCGGGTCAAAGAGTGTTTGGCCAAGGGCACCTTCTCGG ATGTGGTGTTCAAGCTAGATGATGGCACAATCTCAGCCCATAAGCCCTTGCTCATCTCTAGCTGTGATTGGATGGCAGCGATGTTTGGAGGGCCTTTTGTGGAGAGCTGCACTAAAGAG GTGCTGTTCCCCAACACGACGCGCACCTGCATGCGGGCGGTGCTGGAGTACCTCTACACGGGCCGCTTCTGCTCCCGGGCGGACCTCGACGCCATGGAGCTGATCGTTCTGGCCAACCGGCTCTGCCTCCCGCACCTTGTTGCTCTAACAG AACTGTACACGGTAACAATGTTGATGGAGACGGCCCTTATGGGCGCTGACACCGACGGGGATGTCCTGGTGTACCTGGACATGGCGCAG TTCCACTGTGCCCAGCAGCTCACAGGCTGGTGCCTTCACCACATCTGCACTAATTACAACAGCGTGTGCCGCAAATTCCCCCGAGACATGAAAGCCAAGTCTGCAG AGAACCAGGACTACTTTGAGAAGCAGCGCTGGCCCCCGGTGTGGTACCTGAAGGAGGACGACCACTACCAACGGGCCCGCAAGGAGCGCGACAAGGAGGACTACCTGTACCAGAGGAGGCAGTGCAAACGCAAATGGCTGTTCTGGAACCtgccctcctccccgtcctcacACTCTCCTCCTTCTGGGTCGTCTGCTGTCATCTGA
- the LOC132459960 gene encoding rho-related BTB domain-containing protein 2-like isoform X2, which translates to MWYPEIKHFCPRAPVILVGCQLDLRYADLEAVNRARRPLARPIKSNEILAPERGREVAKELGVPYYETSVVAQFGIKDVFDNAIRAALISRRHLQFWKSHLRNVQRPLLQAPFLPPKPPPPIITVPPPPSSTEEHPARLLEDPHCADVILVLQERQKIFAHKIYLATSSSKFYDLFIMDGAPEEAERPGRGPLSGRELLMRAASFDVCESSDTGDRANLRACTSDGTLRESQGARQGQLLSSWSRAFVSIQQELVEDPGTYAPRPMTVVHMDGSMLLGPFRAVLRYLYTGQLDEHEKELMHIAHIAEMLEVFDLRMMVANILNNEAFMNQEITKAFHVRRTNRVKECLAKGTFSDVVFKLDDGTISAHKPLLISSCDWMAAMFGGPFVESCTKEVLFPNTTRTCMRAVLEYLYTGRFCSRADLDAMELIVLANRLCLPHLVALTELYTVTMLMETALMGADTDGDVLVYLDMAQFHCAQQLTGWCLHHICTNYNSVCRKFPRDMKAKSAENQDYFEKQRWPPVWYLKEDDHYQRARKERDKEDYLYQRRQCKRKWLFWNLPSSPSSHSPPSGSSAVI; encoded by the exons ATGTGGTACCCTGAGATCAAGCACTTCTGCCCCCGCGCTCCGGTCATCCTGGTGGGCTGTCAGCTGGACCTGCGCTACGCTGACCTGGAGGCTGTGAACAGGGCCCGTCGGCCCCTGGCCAG ACCCATTAAATCCAACGAGATCCTGGCCCCCGAGCGAGGCCGGGAGGTGGCCAAGGAGCTGGGGGTGCCGTACTACGAGACAAGCGTGGTTGCTCAGTTCGGCATCAAGGACGTCTTTGACAACGCCATCCGGGCTGCGCTGATCTCACGTCGGCACCTGCAGTTCTGGAAGTCCCACCTGAGGAACGTCCAGCGGCCCCTGCTGCAGGCGCCCTTCTTGCCGCCCAAACCGCCCCCGCCCATCATCACCGTCCCGCCTCCGCCCAGCTCCACCGAGGAGCACCCCGCCCGCCTGCTGGAGGACCCCCACTGCGCCGACGTCATCCTGGTCCTGCAGGAGCGCCAGAAGATCTTCGCACACAAGATATACCTGGCCACGTCCTCCTCCAAGTTCTACGACCTCTTCATCATGGACGGGGCGCCCGAGGAGGCCGAGCGGCCCGGGCGGGGCCCTCTCTCCGGCCGGGAGCTGCTGATGAGGGCCGCCAGCTTTGACGTGTGCGAGAGCAGCGACACGGGCGACCGCGCCAACCTGCGGGCCTGCACCAGCGACGGCACGCTGAGGGAGTCCCAGGGGGCGCGGCAGGGCCAGCTGCTCTCCTCCTGGAGCAGGGCCTTCGTCAGCATCCagcaggagctggtggaggacccGGGCACCTACGCCCCCCGGCCCATGACGGTGGTGCACATGGACGGGTCCATGCTGCTGGGGCCCTTCCGGGCGGTGCTGCGCTACCTGTACACTGGCCAGCTGGACGAGCACGAGAAGGAGCTCATGCACATCGCGCACATCGCCGAGATGCTGGAAGTGTTCGACCTGCGCATGATGGTGGCCAACATCCTCAACAACGAGGCGTTCATGAACCAGGAGATCACCAAAGCCTTCCACGTGCGGCGCACCAACCGGGTCAAAGAGTGTTTGGCCAAGGGCACCTTCTCGG ATGTGGTGTTCAAGCTAGATGATGGCACAATCTCAGCCCATAAGCCCTTGCTCATCTCTAGCTGTGATTGGATGGCAGCGATGTTTGGAGGGCCTTTTGTGGAGAGCTGCACTAAAGAG GTGCTGTTCCCCAACACGACGCGCACCTGCATGCGGGCGGTGCTGGAGTACCTCTACACGGGCCGCTTCTGCTCCCGGGCGGACCTCGACGCCATGGAGCTGATCGTTCTGGCCAACCGGCTCTGCCTCCCGCACCTTGTTGCTCTAACAG AACTGTACACGGTAACAATGTTGATGGAGACGGCCCTTATGGGCGCTGACACCGACGGGGATGTCCTGGTGTACCTGGACATGGCGCAG TTCCACTGTGCCCAGCAGCTCACAGGCTGGTGCCTTCACCACATCTGCACTAATTACAACAGCGTGTGCCGCAAATTCCCCCGAGACATGAAAGCCAAGTCTGCAG AGAACCAGGACTACTTTGAGAAGCAGCGCTGGCCCCCGGTGTGGTACCTGAAGGAGGACGACCACTACCAACGGGCCCGCAAGGAGCGCGACAAGGAGGACTACCTGTACCAGAGGAGGCAGTGCAAACGCAAATGGCTGTTCTGGAACCtgccctcctccccgtcctcacACTCTCCTCCTTCTGGGTCGTCTGCTGTCATCTGA